One window from the genome of Lepisosteus oculatus isolate fLepOcu1 chromosome 21, fLepOcu1.hap2, whole genome shotgun sequence encodes:
- the LOC138224459 gene encoding transmembrane protein 80-like produces MAAFGDTVLSFLSAGQLSSVPLQVLFYLTGLYFAFYCLCTLLMVIYKSQVLSYPDRDLALDLALLFLMAVLEAVRLYWGENLILDKTSPLL; encoded by the exons ATGGCGGCCTTCGGAGATA CTGTGCTCAGTTTCCTTAGTGCTGGCCAGCTGTCCTCAGTGCCCCTGCAGGTGCTGTTCTACCTGACTGGCCTCTACTTCGCCTTCTACTGCCTCTGCACACTGCTCATGGTCATCTACAAGA GCCAGGTGCTCAGCTATCCTGACAGGGACCTGGCGCTTGACCTGGCTCTGCTGTTCCTCATGGCAGTGCTGGAGGCTGTCAGGCTGTACTGGGGTGAGAACCTGATACTGGACAAGACCTCCCCCCTTCTCTAA